Part of the Ignavibacteriales bacterium genome is shown below.
GGACATTTTTTCTTTATGTTCTTTGGAAAATACATCTATACCCTTGGTGGAACTTTAATGCAAATTATTCTTCCATTAATAATTTTCTTTTATTTTTTTAGAACTGAATATCGAACAGGTATGCAAGTTTCTCTGCTGTGGCTCGGACAAAATTTTATTAACATTTCTGTTTACGCTGCGGATGCTCAGGCAAAAAGACTTCCTTTACTTGGGGGAAATAAAGTTTATCACGATTGGGAATATTTGCTGCGAGAAATTGGAATGCTTCAGTACGATGCCGAAGTTGGGTATTTCTTTTTGGGAATCGCAATAATTCTTTTTATTACTACTCTTATTATGCCTCTAATTACTCAAAATTAAATACTATCTTTTGCCACAAAAAATTTGTCAGGTTTGGTTTCAAATGAAGTTTATTTTTTCAATTCTGATTTTATTTTCGTTAAATACTTTTTCGCAGCTTGATACTGTAAAAACCTATTTCCCTAATGGAAATTTAGAAGCAGCGGTGGTTTATGAAAAAGATGTAAGACAAGGTGAAACTTTGTTATATTGGGGAAATGGAAATATTAAAGAAAAAAGAAATTATGTTAATGATAAAGTGTTTGGTACTGTTACAACTTATTATGAAAATGGAAAAATAAAAGAACTTTACAGTATTGAAGATGGAAGGCGTGATGGTCCAGCAACCTATTATGATTCATCTGGAAATGTTATTGAAGATGTGATGTTTGAAAATGGTTTGCGAAAGGGACAAGAGTTTTTATTAGTTGGTGAGTATCGCGAAGAAGATTATCAAAAACTATTGGCTGAATGGAAGGAACGGCAAGATCTAAAAAAGAATGCAAAAGATGATCTAAATCTTCCACCTGCTGAAGAAGATAGAACTAATTTGGAAGACGATCCGGCCTATTATTCTAATGTTGAAGTTATGCCGGAGCCAATTGGCGGAATGAATACGATATACAAAAAACTTGTTTATCCAAAAGAAGCGATTGAAAATAAGATTGAAGGTACAGTTAAAATTCAGGCTTTTATTGAAAAAAATGGTGAAGTTTCTTCATCTCAAGTTGTTGAAGGAATTGGTTATGGATGTGATGAGAACGCGAGACTTTCTGTTTATTACACCCGTTTTAAACCGGGGCTGCAAAAAGGGATTAGAATGAAAGTACAAATGGTAATTTCTATTGAGTTTAAACTAGATGAAAAATTTAAGTGATTATATTAAATCTTAACTTTTTAAGCACACTTGTGTTTTCTTCTTTTAAATTATCAAATCGAATGCTATAATTATTAAACTCTCTTCGAGTTGGGTAATTTTTTCTCTGTAAGTCAAATTCGAGGACTCTTTCAGCCCCATTCATTTTGGTCATTTTCCGTATTCGTAAATCATCTCCTTTAATATTGTAAATGCTGCTTAATAAAGAATTCAAACTGATTTCTATTTTTTCTGATGCATTTAAATGTTTTAAATAATCACTCGGATTTTCTAAATCAAAATGAAATGATTTTTCTAAACCTAAAACCCTACACAATGATTCATAAATAATTTTTGTACCATTAATTTTTCCCTCTAAAGAATAACCTGCAATATGTGGCGTTGCAATTAATGTTTGCTCTAAAAGTTCAGGACTTATATTTGGTTCATTTTCCCAAACATCTAAAACAACTTTTAATTTCTTCTTACTAATAACATCAAGCAAATCTTTATTGTTGATTACAGCACCACGCGAAGAGTTTATTAAAACAGTCTCACCTTTAACTCTGTTTAATAATCTTTTATCAAAAAGATGAAAGGTCTTATCAACGCCATTGAGATTTAAAGGTGTGTGCAGTGTAATTATATCGGCAGAAAGAATCTCATCCAAACTTACAAAACTTCGTTTGTCGCCATTTCGTTTTAACGGTGGATCGTTAAGTAAAACATTCATTCCAAGTGCTTTAGCAAAGCCTGCAACTTTACTTCCAACATTTCCAGCACCAACAACTCCTATCGATTTACCACTAAGTTTAAAATCAAATCTAACCGAAAGATTTAATAAAGCAGTTACAACATATTCTGCAACTGAAAAAGCATTACAACCTTTCGCATCTGCAAAAGCAATCTTCTTTTTTTTAAGATAGTCTAAATCAATGTGATCTGTTCCAATTGTAGCGGTTCCAACAAATTTAACTTTTGTATTTTTGAGCAATTCTTCATTTACTTTCGTAATTGAACGCACAATTAGAATATCCGCATTGCTTAAAACCTTGTTTGTAATATCACGCCCAGATAGAAGTGTTACATCTCCAAATTGGTTAAATGCTTTTTGCGCAAAGGTAATATTTTCATCAACAATTAATTGCAACATGATAGCATATCTAGATTGTAATAACTAAATTTTTGATTGTGATTTGAACATAATACAATTATTTTTTGCAAGCCAATGAATTAAAACAAAAACAAAAAATGTAAACAAGATTGTTGTTCCTAAAATAAGGATTTTCAGATGCTTAGTCGATTGTTACAACCAGAAATCAAGTCTCTTATTGAAGAGAGACAACTCGGTGTCTTAAAGGAAATTCTTACTGATTGGACTCCCGCCGATATTGCCGAACTTCTCATAGATCTTTCAGAAAAAGAACGTGTAATTATTTTCCGTCTACTTTCAAAAGAATTAGCTGCCGATACTTTTGAGTATATGGATTTTGATACTCAGATGGAACTCCTAAAATCAATGGGAAGGGAAGAAACGGCAGTTATTCTAAATGAAATGGATCCTGATGATCGTACTGCTTTATTTGAAGAACTGCCATCAACTGCTGCAAAACAATTAATTCAGTTACTTTCCCCGGACGAAAGAAAAACGGCTGTTACGCTATTAGGCTATCCGGAAAATTCTGTTGGAAGGTTAATGACCCCGGACT
Proteins encoded:
- a CDS encoding TonB family protein → MKFIFSILILFSLNTFSQLDTVKTYFPNGNLEAAVVYEKDVRQGETLLYWGNGNIKEKRNYVNDKVFGTVTTYYENGKIKELYSIEDGRRDGPATYYDSSGNVIEDVMFENGLRKGQEFLLVGEYREEDYQKLLAEWKERQDLKKNAKDDLNLPPAEEDRTNLEDDPAYYSNVEVMPEPIGGMNTIYKKLVYPKEAIENKIEGTVKIQAFIEKNGEVSSSQVVEGIGYGCDENARLSVYYTRFKPGLQKGIRMKVQMVISIEFKLDEKFK
- a CDS encoding 4-phosphoerythronate dehydrogenase, with the protein product MLQLIVDENITFAQKAFNQFGDVTLLSGRDITNKVLSNADILIVRSITKVNEELLKNTKVKFVGTATIGTDHIDLDYLKKKKIAFADAKGCNAFSVAEYVVTALLNLSVRFDFKLSGKSIGVVGAGNVGSKVAGFAKALGMNVLLNDPPLKRNGDKRSFVSLDEILSADIITLHTPLNLNGVDKTFHLFDKRLLNRVKGETVLINSSRGAVINNKDLLDVISKKKLKVVLDVWENEPNISPELLEQTLIATPHIAGYSLEGKINGTKIIYESLCRVLGLEKSFHFDLENPSDYLKHLNASEKIEISLNSLLSSIYNIKGDDLRIRKMTKMNGAERVLEFDLQRKNYPTRREFNNYSIRFDNLKEENTSVLKKLRFNIIT